In a single window of the Tribolium castaneum strain GA2 chromosome 8, icTriCast1.1, whole genome shotgun sequence genome:
- the LOC103313469 gene encoding zinc finger protein 64: protein MSIICRTCLQIVDKSTFYYIDTFDNSQISNTVPKDVLQVCVPEMDLYISEQPGICSDCLNMFETFYNFKNKCLASEDKILSYFKRNKLDPQSKVNLSCVVYDVDDNETNKKLAQLETSPEIDIIKLNGAPKPIRAQPDDKEVLLLTCNQCSFATMDKTKLITHKCLPTPCSEKYKCPYCEYSTSRRYRLSYHVNAKHTKTNWYHCTQCEYKTTDSSSLRRHLKVVHVEREGTAVVTCSTCYFTTTSQVALQRHKVAKHGPPMHQCTICSYQTKDKSNFRKHQYVHGDKPKKCTKCSYQCVSPYQLEKHYKRSHV, encoded by the exons ATGTCGATAATTTGCCGGACATGTCTACAAATTGTCGACAAGAGCACATTTTATTACATCGACACGTTCGACAACTCGCAAATATCGAACACGGTTCCTAAAGATGTGTTACAAGTGTGCGTACCTGAGATG GATTTGTACATTTCGGAACAGCCTGGCATTTGCAGCGACTGCCTAAACATGTTTGAGACTTTctacaatttcaaaaacaagTGTTTGGCTTCAGAGGACAAAATCCTCTCTTATTTCAAACGCAACAAGTTGGACCCCCAGAGCAAAGTCAATTTGAGCTGCGTCGTGTACGACGTGGACGACAATGAGACTAACAAAAAGTTGGCACAGCTGGAGACAAGCCCCGAGATTGATATAATCAAGCTAAACGGGGCCCCCAAGCCTATTCGGGCGCAGCCCGACGATAAGGAAGTCCTCTTGTTGACGTGCAACCAATGCTCGTTTGCAACAATGGACAAAACGAAGCTAATCACCCACAAATGTTTGCCAACCCCCTGCTCGGAAAAATACAAGTGTCCCTACTGCGAGTATTCCACCAGCCGGCGTTACCGCCTCAGCTACCACGTCAATGCCAAGCACACCAAAACCAATTGGTACCACTGCACACAATGCGAGTACAAAACCACCGATTCGAGTTCGCTGCGGCGCCACCTGAAGGTGGTGCACGTGGAGCGCGAGGGCACCGCGGTGGTGACGTGCTCCACGTGCTATTTCACGACCACGTCGCAAGTGGCGCTCCAGAGGCACAAGGTGGCTAAACATGGGCCGCCGATGCATCAGTGCACCATCTGTTCCTACCAAACTAAAGACAAGAGCAACTTTAGGAAGCATCAGTACGTGCACGGAGACAAGCCGAAGAAGTGCACCAAGTGCAGCTACCAGTGTGTGAGTCCCTACCAGCTGGAAAAGCACTACAAGAGGAGCCATGTGTGA